One segment of Setaria viridis chromosome 4, Setaria_viridis_v4.0, whole genome shotgun sequence DNA contains the following:
- the LOC140222577 gene encoding uncharacterized protein, producing MDAYSMEIHQLEAHFDSLEFHYVPREHNIAADVLSKLSSKRAQVPVGVFVQDLRKPSVKILDTDQINDSTEAPADPTPTDVMMIKAEEDWRAPFIALITD from the coding sequence ATGGATGCTTACAGCATGGAAATCCACcaacttgaggcccacttcgaTAGTCTCGAGTTCCACTATGTCCCTAGGGAACACAACATTGCCGCCgatgtcctatccaagctcaGCTCCAAGCGTGCACAAGTCCCGGTCGGCGTCTTTGTACAAGATCTCCGGAAACCTtccgtcaagattctggacacgGACCAGATTAATGACAGTACTGAGGCTCCAGCCGACCCAACTCCCACTGATGTCATGATGATCAAGGCAGAAGAAGACTGGCGTGCTCCATTCATAGCTTTGATCACCGACTAG